The Candidatus Kryptoniota bacterium DNA segment CTGTAACCGATGGCCGACGCGCGCAGTCTCGTCTGCTCCGGCTTGACATTTCTCAAGAAGAAGTAGCCGTTGATGTCCGCAACTGTTCCTATGGAGGTGCCGACGATGGAGACGGTCGCGTAAGGAATTCGCTCTCCGCTCGCGCTGTCGACTACCGATCCTTTTATTGTCACGCTCCTTCCTTGTCCAAAGGTTCCATCCGGATGGAGTAATACCAAAATAAAAAGGACTGAGATCGAAAGGAGTTTCTTCCTCAAAACAGGAAAATCCTTGTCGTGTCGACCGCTGCACCTGCTACTATACCTTCTCCCAGGCCGTTGAAGATGTTCGAGAAAATGATCTTGTCTGTCCGCATCGACAGCGGATCGAGTTCGCGGTTCGACGTAATGTAAAACCTGTAAAGAGGATCGTCGATCTGAGTGACAACAATGTCCGTGTAGAAATGGACCCGCTTCAAATTCCCCCCGAGAGCTTGGGCTGATTTGAATGCGCTGGCGTAATCTGAAATTGAGAATTCTTCGTCCGTGTTTCCCGCCGTCGCTTCGCGGAATGGGTCGGGTGAGGTCTGTTGATTGATCGGGATGATGTCGCTTTGAAAATTCCCGCTGCTGTCGAAGCCCCTGTATTCAACGTAAAGCCGGGCAAACTCGGCCCTCGTCGAACCGGAAAGCAGTACATTGAAGACCAGTGGTGTGGTAGCGATTGCCGGGCGGCGAAGATCTGAATAAGTCGATAGATCCGGAACCGTCACATTGCTCCCCGGAACACTTACCGGGGCGACAGCCGGCGGATAACCATTCTTGAGAACCGACAGAGTGTAATTCCCGAAAGGCATTACCTCGGTCTGAACGAAGTAAAAGGAAACAGTGTCGCCGTCTATCACTCCGGTCGTGTCGATGAGGGTGATATCCGGTCCTGATCCTCCGCTCAGTACGACGGTAGCGCCATGTACCGGTTCACCGACGCTGTCCGACTGCGATCCCTTGACTGATGTCACCCTGACGTACACGTCCTTCGAGTTCGCGATGAGGATGGAATAAACAACAAGCTTCGGTGTAATATTCACATCCGGCTTGAACGGGCTGTTGCAGCCCGACGACAAAATCGAAAGAACCGCCAGCAGAACTGCGGTTGCGCCGCGAAGTTTGCCACCTGCTTTATAGATCGAATCCGCGTTCAATTCATTCGACCCGAGTATATGTTCACTTGAGGAGCAGCATTCTTCTGGTTTCTGTGATTGCGGGACCAGATCCCGTGAGAACTATAATCCGGTAGAAATACACTCCGCTTGCATACTCCCGGCCGTCGAACCTTACATCATGTTCACCAGCCAACTCTAATCCGTTGACAAGAGTTGTAATCTCTCTTCCGATGAGATCATACACTTTCAAGGTGACAAAGCTATTGGCTGGTAACTTATAGCTGATCACTGTCGCTGGATTAAACGGATTTGGAAAATTCTGTTTGAGAGAATAGACGCGTGGAGTTGTCCGTATCGCTGCGGTGATCACACCTGTGCTCCGAAAAACTCCGCTATCCGTCCCGGCATACAGGTATCCCTGAGGATCCATTAGAATTGATAAGACATTCTGATCGGTCAAACCTTGGTCGACGTTCGTCCATGTTTCCCCGCGGTCCGTCGAAATAAAGACACCCCGGTCCAGCGTTCCCGCAAAATAATTGCCTTCTTGATTCACGAGGAAGGATGAAATGTCCGAGTTGCCAAGCGATGGAATGTGGGTCCAATCGACCCCTTCGTTATCCGAGTAATATGCACCGGACGAATCTGTCCCTGCAAACATTCTTCCGCCAGGGTCAATTTGAAGGACTCTCACCGTGTTAAACATTAGCGGTGATGACAATCCGACCTGGTTCCAGAAATTTCCGCCGTCCGTCGTTTGAAAAACTCCGTCAAACATCGTTCCCGCGTAGATCGACCCGTCGGAGCCGGCAGACAGGCAGTATATGTTCGTTGACGGCAGGGAAATGTCGTTCGGTCGCGACCAGTCGTGCCCGCCGTTCGAAGAAGAAACTACGCTGCCGGTAGAGCTGACAAACATTTGATCAATCCGTGTTTCAATGAGATCAAAAGACCAGCCGGGATAAAGTGTGTTCCATGATCGCCCCGAATCCGACGAGTAGAAAGATCCGCCGGAAGTTGACGCATAGATGCGCCCCAGGAAGGACGAGGACCGAATGCTGTAGACACTTCCGTAATTCAATCCGTTGCTGACGCGAATCCAGGTCCCGGGAGCGGCGGGCTTGTAGATTCCGTCGTTCGTTCCGGCATAAAAATTTCCAGCCTGGTCGCGGCCCAGGGAGAGAACCTGACTCGGTACAATTCCGCACTGAGCCCAGTCCTCGTTTGCCGCATCAAGCTTGAAGACCCCGTTCCGCTCTGTGATAACGTACTCTGTCGTGCCGGGTTCATACCAGGCCGCGGCAACGTTAACCTCCGACAAGGCGGGAGTCACCTGGGTCCAGTAGCCATGAGCAAGTATGTACTTGTAGTCCCCGGAATTTGTTGCGGCAATCAGATCACCTGAGTGATCGGTAAAAAGACTCGCCACATTCGCGCTTGGCAAACCCAGTACGTCTCTCGTCCAATTTGAGTCCTTCGGAACCGCTGAAAGGATACCCGATGGAACCAGGATGAACATTCGGCCGTTTCCGGCGCGCGCAATCGACAGGATCGATGTCAATTCAAGTCCGTACAGATGCCATGTCCTCCCGCTGTCGGATGAGATGTAGACTCCACCTCCGTACGGCGGCTTGGTCCGCGGCCAGATCGCCTGAAGTCCGGCATAAATATTCCCAAGACTGTCTTCGGCAATCGAAAGCACACTCACCGGATCCGATGTGACTATCGAGGAAGACCAGCTGTCTCCGCGGTCAGTTGAGATGGAAACGCTTTGAGTTCCTCCCACACAAAGACGATCTCCTGAGATGATCGTCGCGATTTGCGCTCCACCCGGAAGATTGGTCCTCGTCCACGACTCACCTTCGTCTGTGGTCCTGAAGAAGCCGGGAAAGACGTTGCTTCCCGTGTAAAGAACATTCGAAGAGTCCACTGCAAAAGTCGAGAGGTACGCCCAGTTAAGTCCGGTGTTCACAGCTTCCCATGTCGAACCTTTGTCTGTCGAACGAAACACACCTGCAGTCTGCGTAGCCGCAAACACATACCCCGGCGCGTCCACGGTCAATATCATTACGTTGCCAGAATATGGCCCCTTAACAGCGGTCCATGAGATTGACTGCGCCGATGATCGGGAATAACTGCACAGCCAGCAAATCAAAATCAGCTGGGCAGCCCAAGAGTAACTTTTCAATCCCTGCAGCTTTCTTTCGCTATTACTCGGAAAAATTACACGACAGGATTCGATAATTTGAATATTGAAGATTCCGCTAAGATTATCAAGCAGCGAGGCTGCGGAAGGATGTACTCAAACCGCCGTTGCTCGTTGTCCAAACACCGCCGTCCCTATCCTTACAATCGTCGCACCTTCTTCGACTGCTATTTCGTAATCGCCTGACATTCCCATCGACAGCTCAACCATTTCTACGCCGTGAATACTCGTGTCCCTGATGTCCGTGAAGATCCTGCGGAGCATCCGGAAGCACTCCCTGACTGCGTTCCGATCTTCCGTGAACGCTCCTATCGTCATCAGTCCCTTCACCCTAAGCGAGGACAGATCCTTCATCGAGCGCAGAAGACCTTCGGCGCCTGCAGGATTTATCCCGCTCTTGGTCCGTTCGCCGGATGTGTTTACTTCGACAAGCACATCCCGTCCTTCACCCAGTTTTTGCAGCTGCTTCTCGAGCTCCAGGGCGACTTCGAGTCTGTCGACAGAGTGAATAAGTGTTGTAGGAATTTCTGCAAGCTTCTTTGCTTTGTTGGTCTGCAAATGTCCGATGAAATGCCATTCGATGTTCAATCCCGGAAGCGCCTTCCATTTCAAGGCAAGTTCCTGAACCCTGTTCTCCCCGAACCGGTACAGTCCCGAATTGACCGCTTCCGAAATTCTTTCCGCAGGAAATGTTTTGGATACCGCAACTAGCTTGACATCACGAACCGGATTATCGCTCCTTGCAAGAGCATCGCGAATGCGCGCTTTTATCCCCGCGACATTCTCCGCAATTCCCATTCCTCCCCCGTTCGGAAATCAATCCTGGCTGAATTTTCTTGAAAGATAAACCGAAACTCCTATAATCTTTTCTTCTTCGTCGCCCTGCCGGATCCTCAGATCGTAAGTCTTACAGATGCTTTCAAGGAGTCTCAATACTCTCGCAGCTGAATGGCGGGGGACATTCAGCTCGTCGGACAATTTTGCCACCAGCAGAGGCGAATATTTATGAACAAGCTTCCACGCTTCTCGCAGGTTCCTCTTGCTCCTGAACCCGTTCGGGAATATCCGCTTCATCGCGTCCACGTCCTCGATAAGCTGTTCCGACGGGCTCACGTCCTCGTAGTCGGCCTCGTAAAATTCCCTCACCGTGAGTTTCACGTCCTCGATGGGAACATCCCGCTTCGTCCTTGTAGTCAGCGGAGGCTTGCCCGCTATCTCATTTATCTTCTTGTCGACATATACAAGTTTTCTTAACGCGGGCGTCTTCGCATATACGCGCCTCCAGTTGCTTCCCGGAGTCAACCAAACAGCAAAAGTTTCTGCCCAGTCTTCGTCCGGATGTTTCTGCGCGTAATAATCGGGAAGATGTTTTACGTGACGCTTGCTCCATGGATTGAAGCGGTATGAATCGGAATATTTCTTGTTGAAATTTCCGAACAACTTCTTCCATTCCGGATCGAGATAGAGTTTGTAGGCGTAATTCAACGCGTGCCCGAACTCGTGGCGAAGTCCCATCTTTATCTCGCTTTCGCTTTCGACTCCGTCATATGCCATCTCGTCTTCAATCTCCATCAGCGATTCGCTCTGGAACCAGAACGGGATTTCGATTGAGATGCTCTTGTTTACGCAACCCCACCCGGTCCCGAGATAGAATTCCGGACGGAGTTTAATTTTCTTTCTCGATGCTTCCGATTCGACTTTGCGTATGAGTTTGTGGAACGTACCGTTGATCTTCGGATTCAATTCGCAGATCGGCAGGTCCAAATACCTGAATTTCTCTAGTTCTCTATGCAGCTTCATTTCTGTCATTTGAGGTGGAATTTCCCTTGGTTTTCAATAATCCTGGCGGCAGTGCGCGCGCCAATTGCGGAATAAATAAGGGGACGGCTCTCGAAAATGCAAGCCATAAATACGGTGTTGACAAACTATTTTGTATAAAAACGGGTTGTTTTCACACATTTGACTTTAACGTTTGTATAGTTATTATCTTTCGAAGGGAGCTACGCGCGAATCTGAAATCACCATTAAGACTAACAGTACTGGCAGCAGCGATTCTCTTTGTTTCATGCGGGTCGACAAGACAGTTCGGTGGAAATGACGATCGCCAGAATCACAAAGAAAGTTGCGCGGCCGGAACCATTTATGTCATTGGGAATGAACCGTTCACACGACTCGCGCTGGAATATTCCGGAGCGTGCGGAGAGTCCGACGACTCACTGTCACTTTTCACGAGTAAACAAATGCTGACGATAGCCGCGGACACGGCTCTGACGAATTTCTTGATGACTCTCCAGGGAAGATCTGTTGAGGTACATTACGATTCCGTGTTTGCAGTTCCGGGAGGAAAGTCCATACACGTCATTCGAGCGGAGCTCATGAAATAACAGTCGATACTCAATCTCTTAAGGAGCAGAAATGAATCTCAAATTCAGAGGGCTGATAATTCTTTTTTCGCTGATGTATACGATCCCGGCATTCAGTCAATCAATCGGCGCCGTGATTCAAAAAGATCCGGGAGGGAGGGCGGTGTATCCGATCGCCGGAAGCCACCTTCTGTGGAAACAGGAAGAACAGGTCCGCGAATACTTGAAGACTCATCCGGATGAAATGCGGACGATGAGGCTTCAGAAAACCGGCTCATGGGGTTTCACGGTCGGCAGCACGCACAACTGGTACGCCCACAATTTCGTACTCAATAACGAGTATACCGTCAATTCGACCTGCAGGGCGGTCGGCGTTCATTGCTACATCTTTGTCGAAGACTCACTGTGGAGCAATGGAAGGGTGACGCAGGTGGCGGTCGACTCGGTGAAGAACAACTTCGACAACCGCACTCCCGCGAATGCCTCGAAAGGCATCTACCGGACCGATGTGGAGACATTCGGCAATCCTCCCGACGTGGACAACGATTCGCTGATCATTATCCTGATCTTGAACATAATCGACGGATGGAACGGCACGGGAGGTTATGTCGCGGGATACTTTTCAAGTCTGAACGAAGTGAGCCAGGCTAACAGCAACAAAGCAGAAATATATTATCTCGACGCGGACCCGGCAGTCCTTACTTCGGCACCCGGAATACAAGACGCGATGTCGACCACCGCGCACGAATTCCAGCACATGATCCACTGGAATTACGATCCGAACGAAATCACTTTCGTAAATGAAGGCTGCTCAACTCTCGCGGAGGTAAACTGCGGATTCCCGATTTACGAACAGTCGTACTTCGTCGGTGAAACCAATCATTATCTCTTTGACTGGCGCACAACCGACAACGTGAAGGTACTGAACGATTACTCGAGGTCGGCGAGGTTTATGACTTACATCCGGGATCAAATCGGAATCGGCGTATTTAAAGATATCGTCGCAAGTACACTGCATGGCATAGACGGACTCAACGCCGGTTTCGCTGCCTTCGGATCGTCTCTGACTTTCGACACAATTTTCAGAAACTGGACAATCGCAAATATACTTGACGACAGAAGTGTGGATCCTGCTTACGGATATCTCTATCCTGATCTACCGAAGGGAGAAGGTCCGACTTATCTCAACCCGAACGCATCGGGATCAAGCGTGATATCCCATCTCGGAAGCGAGTATTTGATTTACAGGGGCGGTTCGAATCTTTCTATTTCATTCACCACCGGAAATTCGGCAATAGTCATAAAAGCGATCGAGAAAGGGAGCGGCACACCCGTAGTCGCCGATGTAACTCCGGGCGTTCAGTTTACAGTTCCTGAATTTGGCTCGACATACTCGGAAGTAGATTTTGCAATTACAAATACGGACCATTCAAACGATTACTCGGTCAGCTATACTTCTGCGGGAACAGTTGTACCTACAGAATTCAAATGGGACACGACCGAGCCGATCGGATATCTCACCTCATATTCACAGTCAGACACAGTCTGCGTTACATTTGACGGGGCAAACGGAGCGGTACTCGATTCGGTCAGAATCGCCCTGAGGCGCGCAGGATCGATTACCGGCGGGGTGTGGGAATACACCGATGTCGTCAGACCATCTCCGCTAGGTAAGAAACTTTCTCCTGCTTTTGCAGCGACGATCGGTACCACGACAACGGTGCCGTATCCCGTTCCGTATCAAAACTGGGCGACTGTGAATCTCACAAGCGACACGATCTCGATAGAAAATCCATTCGTGGTCGGATTTATTATCGGTTCGGACCCGTCGACACCGGGAGTCATGATAACCGAGTACCCAAGTGCTTCTGCGTATCACAGTTTCACATACCTCGGAGGTGCATCCAGCGGCGCGAACTGGTATTATCTCAACGCATCGACGGACACGTTGTACCTATATTTAATCAGGGCCTATGCCAGCTTCCTGACGCCTGTCAGAGAGCCGGTCGAACTTACACCGAAACAGTTCGAGGTCTCACAGAATTATCCGAACCCATTCAATCCGGCGACCGTAATTCAGTACAGACTACCTCAGAATAGCTTTGTGTCAGTAAAAGTATTTGACCTGCTGGGGAGAGAGATGAAGACACTAGTCAATGAGAGAGAGACAGCTGGAGAGCATTCGGTCTCATTTGACGCAAGCGGACTTGCGAGCGGCGTTTATGTATACGTCGTGAGAGCGGGCACTTCTGTCCAATCTCGAAAAATGCTGGTGTTGAAGTGAAGAGGCGTGCGTCAGAGCATGTATCGGGAGGTCGCTGAGAATTCCGCCGACGAGATGCGTGATCAGTGAAAGGTTAACCTAACTTCGTATTTGTTTCCCTGTCGGCGCGTGAGAGTCATCAATCTCGCGTGCCGGCAAGCTTGATTTTATTCACCCCTGCGGTTAACATCCCACGACGAAAAGCTTAAATTTCCATTCCCGCGGATGCACACGGAAAGAAAAGGTATATATATGATCAACGCTGTCTTGATGTTCGCCGTTCTCTTCGCGCCGCACAGAGGACCGGAATTCTATTATTTCGACGGAAAAGTGCTTTCCCCCCTTTATACTATTAACCTCCCGAATCTTGGAACTGCGGACATACATTTGTTCGTTAAATCTACTGTCGAGCCTTTGGGTGCTGTGATCGACTCATCGGAGATCGAAATCTGTATCCCGACCTTGAGCGAGAGGAATGCGCTTGGTCTTGCCGGATCAACCCATTCCGGCAAAGAGCGTTGGTACAAGCTAAGTTGTGCTATCCTGCTCAAAGTCGGCGTTACGCGGCATACCGTTACCGTCACCAGTAGAGCGGGCACAAAATACACCCGTGAATTCTTGATTGCAGTCGAAGGAACTAAGAAGCTCGAGAGACCTTTTCAAAATAAATGATATGGAGAAGTGCGATGAGATCAACCCTAGGCATTACGGTTCTGATCCTGGTCCTCTGGTGTACGGGTGTTGTAAAATCCCAGCAGCGCAGCAGAGAAGATCATGATGCCATAAAATACGTAAAGCTCGTTCCGGCCGAACTGAAATCGCTGAAATATACAAGCAGTACTGGACGGCTTTACCGGACTCAATCCGCAACCTGGACTACGCTCGGCCCGCAGCCGATCAACATGGAGTTCAACACCGGCGTGTCTTCAGGTAGAGTCGCGTCCCTCGCCGTGGATCCTACCAATGCAAACATCGTATATGCAGCGGCGGCGGGCGGGGGCTTGTGGAAGACAACCGATGGTGGTACGACGTGGAATCCACTCACTGATGATCTTCCGCGCCTCGCATCGGGCAGCGTTGCCGTCGACCAGACCAACGACCAGATTGTTTATTACGGTCAGGGCGAATTGCATTTCTCAATCGATAGCTACCCGGGTTCAGGCTTCTACATGTCGACCGACGGCGGGACAACCTGGGCGCAGATACATTTACCCGGTTCCTTGTATTATACCGGGAAAGTCGAGGTCGCTCCATCGGACCACAACGTAGTCTATACCTGTGGTTACTATGATATCTACAAGTCTA contains these protein-coding regions:
- a CDS encoding DUF4249 family protein, yielding MNADSIYKAGGKLRGATAVLLAVLSILSSGCNSPFKPDVNITPKLVVYSILIANSKDVYVRVTSVKGSQSDSVGEPVHGATVVLSGGSGPDITLIDTTGVIDGDTVSFYFVQTEVMPFGNYTLSVLKNGYPPAVAPVSVPGSNVTVPDLSTYSDLRRPAIATTPLVFNVLLSGSTRAEFARLYVEYRGFDSSGNFQSDIIPINQQTSPDPFREATAGNTDEEFSISDYASAFKSAQALGGNLKRVHFYTDIVVTQIDDPLYRFYITSNRELDPLSMRTDKIIFSNIFNGLGEGIVAGAAVDTTRIFLF
- a CDS encoding two-component regulator propeller domain-containing protein yields the protein MILTVDAPGYVFAATQTAGVFRSTDKGSTWEAVNTGLNWAYLSTFAVDSSNVLYTGSNVFPGFFRTTDEGESWTRTNLPGGAQIATIISGDRLCVGGTQSVSISTDRGDSWSSSIVTSDPVSVLSIAEDSLGNIYAGLQAIWPRTKPPYGGGVYISSDSGRTWHLYGLELTSILSIARAGNGRMFILVPSGILSAVPKDSNWTRDVLGLPSANVASLFTDHSGDLIAATNSGDYKYILAHGYWTQVTPALSEVNVAAAWYEPGTTEYVITERNGVFKLDAANEDWAQCGIVPSQVLSLGRDQAGNFYAGTNDGIYKPAAPGTWIRVSNGLNYGSVYSIRSSSFLGRIYASTSGGSFYSSDSGRSWNTLYPGWSFDLIETRIDQMFVSSTGSVVSSSNGGHDWSRPNDISLPSTNIYCLSAGSDGSIYAGTMFDGVFQTTDGGNFWNQVGLSSPLMFNTVRVLQIDPGGRMFAGTDSSGAYYSDNEGVDWTHIPSLGNSDISSFLVNQEGNYFAGTLDRGVFISTDRGETWTNVDQGLTDQNVLSILMDPQGYLYAGTDSGVFRSTGVITAAIRTTPRVYSLKQNFPNPFNPATVISYKLPANSFVTLKVYDLIGREITTLVNGLELAGEHDVRFDGREYASGVYFYRIIVLTGSGPAITETRRMLLLK
- a CDS encoding YggS family pyridoxal phosphate-dependent enzyme; the protein is MGIAENVAGIKARIRDALARSDNPVRDVKLVAVSKTFPAERISEAVNSGLYRFGENRVQELALKWKALPGLNIEWHFIGHLQTNKAKKLAEIPTTLIHSVDRLEVALELEKQLQKLGEGRDVLVEVNTSGERTKSGINPAGAEGLLRSMKDLSSLRVKGLMTIGAFTEDRNAVRECFRMLRRIFTDIRDTSIHGVEMVELSMGMSGDYEIAVEEGATIVRIGTAVFGQRATAV
- a CDS encoding putative zinc-binding metallopeptidase, with the protein product MTEMKLHRELEKFRYLDLPICELNPKINGTFHKLIRKVESEASRKKIKLRPEFYLGTGWGCVNKSISIEIPFWFQSESLMEIEDEMAYDGVESESEIKMGLRHEFGHALNYAYKLYLDPEWKKLFGNFNKKYSDSYRFNPWSKRHVKHLPDYYAQKHPDEDWAETFAVWLTPGSNWRRVYAKTPALRKLVYVDKKINEIAGKPPLTTRTKRDVPIEDVKLTVREFYEADYEDVSPSEQLIEDVDAMKRIFPNGFRSKRNLREAWKLVHKYSPLLVAKLSDELNVPRHSAARVLRLLESICKTYDLRIRQGDEEEKIIGVSVYLSRKFSQD
- a CDS encoding T9SS type A sorting domain-containing protein; this encodes MNLKFRGLIILFSLMYTIPAFSQSIGAVIQKDPGGRAVYPIAGSHLLWKQEEQVREYLKTHPDEMRTMRLQKTGSWGFTVGSTHNWYAHNFVLNNEYTVNSTCRAVGVHCYIFVEDSLWSNGRVTQVAVDSVKNNFDNRTPANASKGIYRTDVETFGNPPDVDNDSLIIILILNIIDGWNGTGGYVAGYFSSLNEVSQANSNKAEIYYLDADPAVLTSAPGIQDAMSTTAHEFQHMIHWNYDPNEITFVNEGCSTLAEVNCGFPIYEQSYFVGETNHYLFDWRTTDNVKVLNDYSRSARFMTYIRDQIGIGVFKDIVASTLHGIDGLNAGFAAFGSSLTFDTIFRNWTIANILDDRSVDPAYGYLYPDLPKGEGPTYLNPNASGSSVISHLGSEYLIYRGGSNLSISFTTGNSAIVIKAIEKGSGTPVVADVTPGVQFTVPEFGSTYSEVDFAITNTDHSNDYSVSYTSAGTVVPTEFKWDTTEPIGYLTSYSQSDTVCVTFDGANGAVLDSVRIALRRAGSITGGVWEYTDVVRPSPLGKKLSPAFAATIGTTTTVPYPVPYQNWATVNLTSDTISIENPFVVGFIIGSDPSTPGVMITEYPSASAYHSFTYLGGASSGANWYYLNASTDTLYLYLIRAYASFLTPVREPVELTPKQFEVSQNYPNPFNPATVIQYRLPQNSFVSVKVFDLLGREMKTLVNERETAGEHSVSFDASGLASGVYVYVVRAGTSVQSRKMLVLK